A segment of the Candidatus Nanopelagicales bacterium genome:
CCAGCGTGGCGGCTAACACTCGGGCCGCGCTCGCGCACACTGGAAGTGTGAACGGTAAGGGAACAGGGATCGCCGCGTTGGGCTTGGGTGCCGTATTGCTGCTGGGCGCGTGTGCCGCGCCATCGGATACCGAGTCGATCCGAGAGGCTGGTGCGCCCGCACCCGCAGCGAGTCAGGGTCTGAGGGACTGCTCGGACGTCCCCAAGGAGCCGAAAGCGAACCTATCCCACTGTGACCTGATCGGGTCGGACCTGAGCGGGGCGAAGTTGTGGGCGGCGAACCTTACCGGGGCGAACCTGTTCAGGGCGGACCTGACCGGTGCGGATCTGACCCGGGCGGATCTGAGCGGGGCGTACCTGAGCTGGGCGGACCTGCGCGGGGCGTCCCTGGGCGGGGTGAACCTGAGCGGGGCGAACCTGAGCGGGGCGAGCCTGACCGGGGCGAGCCTGACCGGGGCTACTTGGATCGATGGCCGGATGTGCGGGCACGGCTCAAGCGGCATGTGCCGCTAGCGCTGTTCTCGCGCGCCGACGTGTGTCGCTGGGTGCATGTTCGCGAGTTCTTCACCTAGGTTGAGTAGTCCCTGTCGCTGGGAGGACACTCGGGCCTCGCTCGCGCACACTGGAAGCGTGAACTGCAAGCGAACAGGAGTCGCCGCGCTCGGTTTGGGTGCCGTATTGCTGGTTGGCGCGTGTGCCGCGCGAACCGGCACTGAGCCGATCCGAGAGGCTGATCCGCCCTCACCCGCGGCGAGTCAGAATCTGAGGGACTGCTCGGACATCGCCAAGGAGCC
Coding sequences within it:
- a CDS encoding pentapeptide repeat-containing protein codes for the protein MNGKGTGIAALGLGAVLLLGACAAPSDTESIREAGAPAPAASQGLRDCSDVPKEPKANLSHCDLIGSDLSGAKLWAANLTGANLFRADLTGADLTRADLSGAYLSWADLRGASLGGVNLSGANLSGASLTGASLTGATWIDGRMCGHGSSGMCR